In Onthophagus taurus isolate NC chromosome 6, IU_Otau_3.0, whole genome shotgun sequence, a genomic segment contains:
- the LOC111416543 gene encoding leucine-rich repeat-containing protein 34-like encodes MENLLTPIFLQLFCEKNSDGTKSLRLKGRELDQRKGVRLDCSDMMPICDFLNDNPDVVDLDICYNNIGDKGMYLFKTMYLKNENNMRHLNMASCSLTWKSIEQLYMVVDTLKLKTLKLTGNKLGKEGGRFIGMLLQKNNTITHLDLGDTDQTMASVPFLMTILRSDYSTNTSIRIFDMSRIIPSSLYYTYDSGDLAEHLGNMLKMNTTLYELHMQKCGFDGHDIERMLYGMKFNTTLIMLDLGNNQFGDHGVELIARWLRTRPPLLGLNVCGNSIKGTGCKALSKHLPFSKIRLLDISRNCIDDISIRDLLYTIKKPYQMRMLYMWGNNIGKEALCELDRLIKVGAFDPERLDVRIYEVDGLLYHAYVPEDHYKHRYYGVMDHGCAVELKIKRNIIEDEFTYPRNLTNFKYYNKIPAAPGSPRKPVC; translated from the exons ATGGAAAACTTATTAACgccaatttttttacaattgtTCTGCGAGAAGAACTCAGACGGAACAAAATCTTTGAGATTAAAAGGCAGGGAATTAGACCAAAGAAAGGG GGTACGTTTAGATTGTTCGGATATGATGCCAATTTGCGactttttaaatgataatCCAGATGTAGTCGATTTAGATATATGTTACAACAACATTGGTGATAAAGGAATGTACCTTTTCAAAACGATGTATCTTAAAAATGAGAACAACATGAGACATTTAAATATGGCTTCGTGTAGTTTAACATGGAAATCGATCGAACAACTTTATATGGTAGTggatactttaaaattaaaaactttaaaattaacaggAAATAAATTAGGAAAGGAAGGCGGGCGTTTCATTGGAAtgttattgcaaaaaaataatactataACTCATCTTGATTTAGGCGATACAGATCAAACCATGGCTAGCGTCCCTTTTCTTATGACAATTTTAAGATCAGATTATTCAACGAATACAAGTATAAGAATTTTTGATATGTCTAGAATAATTCCAAGTAGTTTATATTATACCTATGATAGCGGAGATTTAGCAGAACATCTTggaaatatgttaaaaatgaatacaACATTATATGAACTTCATATGCAAAAATGTGGATTTGATGGTCATGACATTGAAAGAATGCTTTATGGaatgaaatttaatacaactctTATAATGTTGGATTTAGGTAACAATCAATTTGGTGATCATGGAGTAGAATTAATCGCGAGATGGTTACGAACGAGACCACCACTTTTAGGGTTAAATGTTTGTGGAAACAGCATAAAAGGAACTGGATGTAAAGCATTATCTAAACATCTTCCATTTTCGAAAATACGCCTTTTGgatatttcaagaaattgCATCGATGATATTTCTATAAGAGATTTATTGTATACAATTAAGAAACCGTATCAAATGAGAATGCTTTATATGTGGGGAAATAACATTGGAAAAGAAGCGTTATGT GAACTGGATAGATTAATAAAGGTAGGCGCATTTGATCCTGAACGACTTGACGTGAGAATTTACGAAGTTGATGGACTCTTATATCACGCTTACGTCCCTGAAGATCACTATAAGCATCGCTATTACGGGGTTATGGATCATGGGTGTGCGGTTgaacttaaaattaaacggAATATCATCGAAGATGAATTCACTTATCCGAGAAATTTGACtaactttaaatattataacaaaattccCGCCGCACCAGGTAGTCCAAGAAAACCGGTTtgctaa
- the LOC111416544 gene encoding twist-related protein 2-like, whose product MFRSADSSPAYRELSPTSPGSYQSCSPNRLMDLTNANEVMVDTRHDLQYSYGYNTYQEIYQNQYHHQPEAFRIKVELDDEPIMKTRAVGGRKRKSQTFSSDDENSCQSVKSKTRRKSPQSFEEIQNQRLMANVRERQRTQSLNEAFASLRKCIPTLPSDKLSKIQTLKLAARYIDFLYHILSNSTPDNQGEGDTIGNVCSYTAHEKLSRAFSVWRMEGDWNTHA is encoded by the coding sequence atgtttagaagtGCTGATTCTTCACCTGCTTACCGTGAATTATCACCAACAAGTCCAGGTTCTTATCAAAGTTGTTCACCAAATCGTCTTATGGACTTAACAAACGCAAACGAAGTTATGGTTGACACAAGACACGATTTACAATATTCTTATGGTTATAACACTTACcaagaaatttatcaaaaccaGTACCACCATCAACCCGAAGCATTTCGAATAAAAGTCGAGTTGGATGATGAACCCATCATGAAAACGAGGGCCGTCGGTGGTAGGAAAAGAAAGTCGCAAACGTTTTCATCCGATGACGAAAATTCTTGCCAAAGCGTAAAATCGAAGACGCGAAGGAAATCTCCCCAAAGTTTCGAAGAAATACAAAATCAGAGGTTAATGGCGAACGTAAGGGAACGACAACGCACGCAAAGTTTAAACGAAGCTTTCGCTAGTTTAAGAAAGTGCATTCCAACTTTGCCTTCAgataaattatcaaaaattcaaacattaaagCTCGCCGCCCGTTACATTGATTTTTTGTAccatattttatcaaattcaacCCCGGATAATCAAGGTGAAGGTGACACGATCGGCAATGTTTGTTCTTACACCGCACACGAAAAATTAAGCAGGGCTTTTAGTGTGTGGAGGATGGAAGGTGATTGGAATACACATGCGTGA